Proteins co-encoded in one Christiangramia fulva genomic window:
- a CDS encoding sialidase family protein, whose amino-acid sequence MNKVILLFVFLILTSCSAQNPPVPSQFPEETSNYQKLFDAREVDGVKCFRIPALVTAPNGDLIAAIDERALGCADLRGSKDINIVIRRSQDNGKTWGDIETVVDFPFGVSASDPSMIVDQETGEVFLFYNYMDLENEKDIYYLQFVKSSDNGKTWSKPKDITSQITKDQWYNDFKFITSGHGIQAQSGRLLHTLVDLDKGVYLFGSDDHGASWFFIDSPVNPADESKVIELDNGDYMINSRVNGGMGYRYVHISHDKGKTWETRPEKELTDPGNNASIVVYPYHKNGKTENLLLFTNSNNRDSRKNLTIKVSYDQGKTWSAGKVIYPGSAAYSSMTVLENGDIGVFFEKDDYTENVFVSFPIEFVTQN is encoded by the coding sequence ATGAATAAAGTAATCTTACTATTTGTCTTTTTGATTTTAACGAGTTGCTCAGCTCAAAATCCACCAGTTCCTTCTCAGTTCCCTGAAGAAACATCAAACTATCAAAAATTATTTGATGCCCGGGAGGTTGATGGGGTTAAATGTTTTCGGATTCCAGCACTTGTAACTGCTCCTAATGGAGACCTTATTGCGGCTATTGATGAGCGTGCACTTGGTTGTGCTGATCTTCGGGGTAGTAAGGATATCAATATTGTTATCCGACGAAGCCAGGACAATGGAAAAACCTGGGGTGATATTGAAACCGTCGTGGATTTTCCTTTTGGAGTGTCTGCCTCTGATCCTTCAATGATTGTGGATCAAGAGACGGGAGAGGTCTTTTTATTCTATAATTATATGGATTTAGAGAATGAAAAGGATATTTATTATTTACAGTTTGTCAAAAGTTCAGATAATGGAAAAACCTGGAGTAAACCTAAAGATATAACATCCCAAATAACTAAAGATCAATGGTATAACGATTTCAAGTTTATAACCTCCGGACATGGTATTCAAGCCCAATCGGGTCGATTGCTCCATACGCTTGTCGATTTAGATAAGGGAGTCTATTTATTTGGAAGTGATGACCATGGTGCCAGCTGGTTTTTTATTGATTCGCCGGTGAATCCTGCCGATGAATCTAAAGTCATTGAATTAGACAATGGGGATTATATGATTAATTCAAGAGTTAACGGTGGTATGGGGTATAGGTATGTCCATATTTCTCATGATAAGGGAAAGACCTGGGAGACCAGGCCTGAAAAAGAGCTTACAGATCCTGGAAATAATGCCAGCATCGTTGTATATCCCTACCATAAAAATGGCAAAACAGAAAACCTACTTCTATTTACTAATTCCAACAACAGGGACAGTCGAAAAAACCTTACCATAAAAGTTAGTTATGATCAGGGAAAAACCTGGAGTGCAGGGAAGGTGATCTACCCGGGCAGTGCTGCTTATTCATCTATGACCGTGCTGGAAAATGGAGATATTGGAGTTTTTTTTGAAAAGGATGATTACACGGAAAATGTATTTGTAAGCTTTCCCATTGAATTTGTTACCCAGAATTAA
- a CDS encoding AGE family epimerase/isomerase, translating into MKYSQLYKEELLNNIIPFWEKNSLDPDFGGYFSCLDQKGRVYETDKFTWMQGRQAWMFSFLYNNIEKKPQWLEISRQGIDFLRKKAVNEAGDFYFSLTREGTPLIEPYNIFSDCFAAMAFGQYTKATRDHEVKNLAINTYRGILRRRRNPKGKYEKATGARILKNFSLPMILSNLVLELQDVLSNEEVEETIAFSRDEIMTTFLDSSSGLIFENVNPDGGFNDSFEGRLINPGHGLEAMWFMIDIGVRTKDVDLIQKASEVILNIMEYGWDKQYGGIFYFMDIKGYPPQQLEWDQKLWWVHLEALIALSKAYLHTQNPALFKWFEKVHQYTWNHFPDKKFGEWFGYLNRQGEPHLTLKGGKWKGCFHVPRGLYQCWKNFQAIEEKNGGHKKFEI; encoded by the coding sequence ATGAAGTATTCCCAATTATATAAAGAAGAATTACTTAATAATATTATTCCTTTTTGGGAAAAAAATTCTTTAGACCCGGACTTTGGTGGTTACTTTTCTTGCCTGGATCAAAAGGGTAGAGTTTACGAAACCGATAAATTTACCTGGATGCAGGGAAGGCAGGCATGGATGTTTTCTTTTTTATACAATAACATAGAAAAGAAACCACAATGGCTCGAAATTTCTCGACAAGGGATAGATTTCCTTAGGAAAAAAGCGGTCAATGAAGCTGGCGATTTTTATTTCTCATTGACTCGTGAAGGAACGCCTCTTATTGAGCCTTATAATATCTTTTCCGATTGTTTTGCTGCAATGGCCTTCGGCCAATACACTAAGGCAACACGGGATCATGAAGTTAAAAATCTTGCCATCAATACCTACCGCGGTATACTACGACGTCGTAGAAATCCTAAGGGAAAATATGAAAAGGCTACGGGCGCAAGGATACTAAAGAATTTTTCACTTCCGATGATTCTTTCGAACCTGGTGCTGGAGTTGCAAGATGTGTTATCTAATGAAGAAGTTGAAGAAACTATTGCTTTTAGTCGTGATGAGATAATGACAACTTTTTTGGATTCTTCATCGGGGCTCATTTTTGAAAATGTCAATCCCGACGGAGGCTTCAATGATAGTTTTGAAGGCAGGCTCATCAATCCAGGTCATGGGCTGGAGGCCATGTGGTTTATGATTGATATTGGTGTACGAACAAAAGACGTGGATCTAATACAAAAGGCTTCTGAAGTTATCCTTAATATAATGGAATATGGCTGGGACAAACAGTATGGAGGAATCTTCTACTTCATGGACATAAAGGGATACCCACCCCAGCAACTGGAATGGGATCAAAAATTATGGTGGGTACATCTGGAAGCGCTAATAGCTTTATCAAAGGCTTACTTACATACGCAGAATCCAGCGCTCTTTAAATGGTTTGAAAAAGTACACCAGTATACCTGGAATCATTTTCCTGATAAAAAATTCGGAGAATGGTTTGGTTATCTAAATAGACAAGGCGAGCCACATTTAACCTTGAAAGGTGGAAAATGGAAGGGATGCTTCCATGTTCCCAGAGGTTTATACCAATGTTGGAAAAATTTCCAGGCCATTGAGGAAAAGAACGGGGGTCATAAAAAGTTCGAAATATGA
- a CDS encoding CidA/LrgA family protein produces the protein MAITELILYIKGYWYTILRAIRSLAILLFFLGIGSLIVGVMGVAIPGSIVGMLVLFISLQLKIVPLHWVKPASDFLLKYLALFFVPFGVGLMEYFNLIKNNLMGMLGAIFLSTLFTLWITAWIFKQFKKE, from the coding sequence ATTGCTATCACAGAATTAATCCTATATATAAAAGGTTATTGGTATACTATTCTCAGGGCGATTAGAAGCCTTGCCATACTGCTTTTTTTCTTAGGTATCGGTAGCTTAATAGTAGGGGTTATGGGTGTAGCTATTCCTGGGAGTATCGTAGGAATGTTGGTCCTTTTTATTTCCTTGCAATTGAAAATTGTTCCATTACATTGGGTAAAACCTGCTTCCGACTTCCTTTTAAAGTATTTAGCACTCTTTTTTGTACCCTTTGGGGTTGGCTTAATGGAGTATTTTAACCTAATAAAGAATAATTTGATGGGTATGTTAGGGGCCATTTTTTTGAGTACACTATTCACCTTATGGATCACCGCCTGGATATTTAAACAATTCAAAAAAGAATGA
- a CDS encoding glycoside hydrolase family 27 protein: MGWASWNHYGIHINEKIIKGQGNAIIETGMREAGYNYINIDDGYFGGRNQEGKLLINTKKFPSGMKALAKYLHDKGLKAGIYTDAGINTCASIWDNDTIGVGMGLYGHEVQDLTLMLKEWNYDFIKVDWCGGKNLGLDDRSRYMMLGKIIYAINPKVNYNICRWKFPGDWVIYPANSWRISGDIANNFESVMHIIDQNANLWPYSGPGHVNDMDMLKMGRGMTYEEDKTHFSMWCMLNSPLIAGNDLTKISRATLEILTNKELIALNQDPLVYQARRVIDNGDTEVWAKPLTSTMSGKVAVALLNRSNKEQIIKFSLEAVGLDSQTAVNIRDLWKHKDLETRVRKDLSAKVLPHGTVVLKIKGKALPYNIFQYDSAAFPQN; the protein is encoded by the coding sequence ATGGGCTGGGCAAGTTGGAATCATTACGGAATTCATATTAATGAAAAAATTATCAAGGGACAGGGCAATGCCATTATAGAGACAGGAATGCGGGAGGCCGGATATAACTATATAAATATTGATGATGGATATTTCGGAGGAAGGAATCAGGAGGGAAAATTATTGATAAATACTAAAAAGTTCCCCAGCGGAATGAAAGCGTTAGCTAAATATCTTCATGATAAGGGTCTAAAGGCTGGTATTTACACAGATGCCGGTATTAATACCTGTGCTTCAATATGGGATAATGATACCATTGGAGTAGGTATGGGGCTTTACGGCCATGAAGTCCAGGATTTAACTTTGATGTTAAAAGAATGGAATTATGACTTTATAAAAGTTGATTGGTGTGGGGGTAAGAATTTGGGGCTGGACGATCGAAGCAGGTATATGATGCTTGGGAAAATCATATATGCCATAAATCCTAAAGTGAATTATAATATATGCCGTTGGAAATTTCCAGGTGATTGGGTGATATATCCTGCTAACTCCTGGAGAATTTCAGGAGATATCGCTAATAATTTCGAGTCCGTCATGCACATTATTGATCAGAATGCAAATTTATGGCCCTATTCAGGCCCTGGACACGTGAATGACATGGATATGCTCAAGATGGGAAGAGGTATGACTTATGAGGAAGATAAAACACATTTTAGTATGTGGTGCATGTTAAACTCCCCATTGATCGCTGGTAATGATCTGACCAAAATTTCGAGAGCAACTTTAGAAATACTCACGAATAAAGAACTCATAGCTCTTAATCAAGATCCTTTGGTATATCAGGCAAGGCGTGTCATTGACAATGGGGATACTGAAGTCTGGGCAAAACCTTTAACTTCAACTATGAGCGGGAAGGTTGCAGTGGCTCTTTTGAATAGATCTAATAAGGAACAAATCATAAAATTCTCACTCGAAGCCGTTGGGTTGGATTCTCAAACGGCGGTCAACATACGGGATCTTTGGAAACATAAGGACCTTGAAACTAGAGTAAGGAAAGATTTAAGTGCTAAAGTACTACCTCATGGTACCGTGGTATTGAAAATTAAAGGAAAAGCTTTGCCCTATAACATTTTTCAATATGACTCAGCGGCCTTTCCTCAAAATTAA
- a CDS encoding creatininase family protein, whose translation MKTIRSFSLQETNFKSVREMKFDMALLPWGATEAHNYHLPYGTDNFLAEEVAIKAAEKAWDNNIHSIVLPTMSYGVNTGQMKVPLCMNMNPSTQLAFLSDIIQVLKKDGIDKLVIINAHGGNNFKQIIRELSMMHPEVFTCAINWWQIEKATEYFSEPGDHAGELETAAMMYLKPDLVLPLNQAGLGKEKKSKLRGIREGWVVSQREWSKVTEDTGVGNPRKATEENGKKFFQDSVKKIAGFLKELQKCSIDNLYET comes from the coding sequence ATGAAAACTATACGATCTTTCTCCTTACAGGAAACCAACTTTAAAAGTGTCAGAGAAATGAAGTTTGATATGGCTTTACTTCCCTGGGGTGCCACAGAGGCCCACAATTATCATTTACCATATGGTACGGATAATTTTCTAGCAGAAGAAGTAGCAATCAAAGCTGCGGAAAAGGCATGGGATAATAATATTCATTCCATTGTATTACCGACCATGTCTTATGGCGTTAATACTGGGCAAATGAAAGTGCCTTTATGTATGAACATGAATCCCAGTACCCAACTGGCTTTTCTTTCGGATATCATACAGGTATTGAAAAAAGATGGTATTGATAAACTGGTGATCATTAATGCGCATGGGGGTAACAATTTTAAACAAATTATTCGTGAACTAAGTATGATGCATCCAGAGGTTTTTACATGTGCTATAAACTGGTGGCAGATTGAAAAGGCTACGGAATATTTTTCCGAACCTGGCGATCATGCGGGGGAGTTGGAAACAGCTGCAATGATGTATTTAAAACCCGACCTGGTGTTGCCTTTAAACCAGGCTGGTTTAGGAAAAGAAAAAAAATCCAAATTAAGGGGCATTCGTGAAGGATGGGTCGTTTCACAAAGAGAATGGTCCAAAGTTACAGAAGATACCGGGGTGGGTAACCCAAGAAAAGCTACGGAAGAAAACGGTAAAAAATTTTTTCAGGATTCTGTTAAAAAAATAGCTGGTTTTTTGAAAGAACTTCAAAAATGCTCCATTGATAATCTCTATGAAACCTAA
- the acs gene encoding acetate--CoA ligase, whose product MSNYHIKNLEEYFQVYRKSVREPENFWQEVAEEHFVWREKWDNVLKWDFSKPEVKWFENAKLNITENCIDRHLLTKGDKTAIIWEPNDPEEDALHISYKELHKKVNKFANVLKENGIEKGDRVCIYLPMIPELAYAVLACARIGAIHSVVFAGFSASALATRTLDADCKMMITADGSFRGSKTIDLKGIVDKALEECPDVKTVLVAKRIKSDIDMKEGRDKWLQPLLDEASDKCEPEIMDAEDPLFILYTSGSTGRPKGMLHTTAGYMVYTAYTFKNIFNYQNDDVYWCTADIGWITGHSYIVYGPLANGATTMMFEGVPTYPDSGRFWEVVEKHKVNQFYTAPTAIRALAKKNLDLVDKYDLSSLKVLGTVGEPINEEAWHWYNDNIGKGKSPIVDTWWQTETGGIMISPIPFATPTKPTFATLPFPGVQPVLMDENGEEIKGNQVDGRLCIKFPWPSMARTIWGNHDRYRDTYFSAFKDKYFTGDGALRDEVGYYRITGRVDDVIIVSGHNLGTAPIEDAINEHPAIAESAVVGFPHEVKGNSLYGFVILKESGEYRNQDNLRKEINQQISDKIGPIAKPDKIQFVEGLPKTRSGKIMRRILRKIASKDTSDLGDTSTLLNPEVVDRIINQR is encoded by the coding sequence ATGAGCAATTATCACATTAAGAACCTGGAAGAGTATTTCCAGGTATACCGAAAATCTGTAAGGGAACCCGAAAATTTCTGGCAGGAAGTCGCCGAAGAACATTTTGTCTGGCGTGAAAAATGGGATAATGTGCTGAAATGGGATTTTTCAAAACCAGAGGTAAAATGGTTCGAAAATGCCAAACTAAATATTACCGAAAACTGTATTGACCGCCACCTGCTTACCAAAGGCGATAAAACCGCTATTATCTGGGAACCCAACGACCCGGAGGAAGATGCGCTTCATATTTCGTACAAAGAACTTCACAAAAAGGTAAATAAGTTCGCGAATGTGCTGAAGGAGAACGGAATCGAAAAAGGCGACAGGGTTTGTATTTACCTGCCCATGATCCCGGAACTGGCTTATGCCGTACTTGCCTGTGCTCGAATTGGTGCGATCCACTCGGTGGTTTTTGCCGGATTTTCTGCATCGGCTTTGGCAACGAGAACACTGGACGCCGACTGTAAAATGATGATCACTGCCGATGGTTCCTTCCGCGGCAGCAAAACGATCGACCTGAAAGGAATTGTAGATAAAGCCCTGGAAGAATGTCCCGATGTAAAGACGGTTTTGGTCGCGAAAAGGATCAAATCAGATATCGATATGAAAGAGGGCAGAGACAAATGGTTGCAACCCTTGTTGGATGAAGCCTCAGATAAATGCGAACCAGAGATCATGGATGCTGAGGATCCGCTTTTTATTCTTTATACTTCGGGATCAACTGGCCGACCAAAAGGAATGCTTCATACCACCGCGGGTTATATGGTTTACACGGCCTATACTTTTAAGAATATTTTCAATTATCAGAATGATGATGTGTACTGGTGTACGGCAGATATTGGCTGGATCACCGGGCATTCCTATATCGTTTACGGTCCGCTGGCCAATGGGGCAACCACGATGATGTTTGAAGGCGTGCCCACTTATCCAGATTCCGGACGTTTCTGGGAAGTTGTAGAAAAGCATAAGGTAAACCAGTTCTATACCGCGCCTACAGCAATTCGTGCGCTAGCCAAGAAGAACCTTGACCTGGTAGATAAATATGATCTTTCTTCTTTAAAAGTACTTGGAACAGTAGGGGAGCCTATCAATGAGGAGGCCTGGCACTGGTATAATGATAATATAGGTAAAGGAAAAAGCCCTATTGTGGATACCTGGTGGCAGACAGAGACCGGGGGAATCATGATCTCTCCGATTCCATTTGCGACTCCAACCAAGCCAACTTTTGCCACTTTACCATTTCCGGGGGTACAGCCGGTTTTAATGGACGAAAATGGTGAGGAGATCAAAGGCAACCAGGTTGATGGCAGACTTTGCATCAAATTCCCATGGCCCTCCATGGCCCGAACTATCTGGGGCAATCACGACAGATACCGCGATACTTATTTTTCTGCATTTAAAGATAAATATTTTACCGGGGACGGCGCCCTTCGAGATGAAGTCGGCTATTATCGAATTACCGGTAGGGTAGATGATGTGATCATCGTTTCCGGTCATAATCTGGGTACCGCCCCAATTGAAGATGCTATCAATGAACATCCGGCTATAGCCGAATCGGCAGTAGTTGGTTTCCCACATGAGGTGAAAGGGAACTCGCTCTATGGATTTGTGATTTTGAAAGAATCTGGAGAATACAGGAATCAGGATAACCTTCGAAAAGAGATTAATCAGCAGATTTCCGATAAGATCGGCCCCATTGCCAAACCTGATAAGATTCAGTTTGTAGAAGGTCTTCCCAAGACAAGATCAGGAAAGATCATGCGTAGAATTTTAAGAAAGATAGCTTCCAAAGATACTTCTGATCTTGGGGATACGTCAACATTATTGAATCCGGAGGTAGTGGATCGAATAATTAACCAGCGTTAA
- a CDS encoding beta-N-acetylhexosaminidase, with amino-acid sequence MKRKFYLVVLITLIFSCAPNKSYEEFKTVKNTKDDYPIIPLPEKMQINEGRFLIDKNTSVAAADSLNWEADYLVNMLSQASGFELNRSEEHAQGHQIILKVDSSIKNPEGYKLDISYNGIKIIGATAAGVFYGIQSLRMLLPPSSEKEAISDLTLPAVSIDDAPRFPYRGMHLDVGRHLFSTTFIKKYIDLLALHKMNRFHWHLTEDQGWRIEIKKYPKLTEVGSRRKETIVGKNFDPYKSDGQAYKGYYTQDQIKDIVAYAQKRQIVIIPEIEMPGHALAALAAYPELGNDTGPYEVATKWGVFPQIFAPKETTFKFLEDVLTEVMDLFPSKYIHIGGDEAPKKEWEESAQAQEVIKREGLKNEHELQSYFIQRIEKFLNKNGRMIIGWDEILEGGLAPNATVMSWRGIEGGIEAAQMGHDVIMTPGSHMYFDHYQADPKNEPLAIGGYTPVKKVYSFEPIPDALPASKKDRILGAQGNVWTEYMKTPDHVEYMVLPRMSALAEVDWTPRGMKDWDGFKTRLFQLKERYEALGYTYASHIFEDVDQ; translated from the coding sequence ATGAAAAGAAAATTTTATTTGGTCGTCCTAATAACGCTTATTTTTTCTTGTGCTCCTAATAAGTCCTATGAAGAATTTAAAACGGTTAAAAATACCAAGGACGATTACCCTATTATTCCACTTCCGGAAAAAATGCAAATCAATGAAGGGAGGTTTTTGATTGATAAAAATACTTCAGTGGCTGCAGCTGATTCTCTTAATTGGGAAGCTGACTACCTGGTAAATATGCTTTCTCAAGCCTCCGGTTTCGAACTTAACCGCTCAGAGGAGCACGCTCAAGGGCATCAAATAATTTTAAAGGTGGATTCTTCAATTAAAAATCCAGAGGGCTATAAATTAGATATTTCTTACAATGGTATTAAAATCATTGGAGCAACTGCTGCGGGTGTATTTTATGGAATTCAATCCCTTCGTATGTTGCTGCCTCCTTCTTCCGAAAAAGAAGCAATTTCTGATCTTACCCTTCCTGCTGTAAGTATTGATGATGCACCACGTTTTCCTTATAGGGGAATGCACCTGGATGTGGGAAGACATCTATTCTCAACAACTTTTATAAAAAAATATATTGATCTTTTGGCGCTTCACAAAATGAATCGATTTCACTGGCATCTTACCGAAGATCAGGGATGGAGAATCGAAATAAAAAAGTATCCCAAATTAACGGAGGTAGGCTCCAGGCGAAAAGAAACTATCGTTGGCAAAAATTTCGATCCTTACAAAAGTGATGGTCAGGCTTATAAAGGATATTATACTCAAGATCAGATAAAAGATATTGTAGCTTACGCCCAAAAAAGGCAAATTGTAATCATTCCTGAAATTGAGATGCCGGGCCACGCTTTGGCTGCTTTGGCTGCTTATCCGGAATTGGGTAACGATACAGGTCCTTATGAAGTGGCCACTAAATGGGGCGTGTTTCCTCAAATATTTGCTCCAAAGGAAACTACCTTCAAATTTTTAGAAGATGTACTTACAGAAGTCATGGATCTTTTCCCTAGTAAATATATTCATATAGGTGGAGATGAAGCTCCAAAAAAGGAATGGGAAGAGAGTGCACAGGCCCAGGAGGTGATCAAAAGGGAGGGCTTAAAAAATGAGCATGAGTTACAAAGCTATTTTATTCAAAGAATCGAAAAATTCTTAAATAAAAATGGCAGAATGATTATAGGTTGGGATGAAATCCTGGAAGGAGGACTGGCTCCCAATGCTACGGTCATGTCCTGGCGAGGGATAGAAGGAGGGATTGAAGCTGCACAAATGGGGCATGATGTAATAATGACCCCGGGTTCTCATATGTATTTTGATCATTACCAGGCTGATCCTAAAAATGAGCCTTTAGCAATAGGCGGATATACTCCAGTAAAAAAAGTGTATTCTTTCGAACCAATTCCTGATGCCTTACCGGCTTCAAAAAAAGATCGTATTCTTGGGGCCCAAGGTAATGTGTGGACGGAATATATGAAAACCCCGGATCATGTTGAATATATGGTTTTGCCAAGAATGAGTGCTTTGGCGGAAGTAGATTGGACACCTCGGGGTATGAAAGATTGGGACGGCTTCAAAACAAGATTATTTCAGTTAAAAGAGCGCTATGAAGCGCTGGGTTATACCTATGCGTCTCACATCTTTGAAGATGTGGACCAATAG
- a CDS encoding LrgB family protein, translated as MILFFSIHLFGGVLTVMCYYLALKINKEIRLPFLNPVLMAIVLIITFLFISNIDFTDYKVGASYLEMFLAPSVVAMGVFLHERFNEIKKRLKIFVCAVFFGGISGIISMVLFLLFLDTPQILIQSLAAKSVTTPIAIEITKLLGGLPEITAGMVILVGIFGNVFGTSFLMGLGIRDEAAIGTALGTAAHGIGTARAFEIGEVAGVYSGLAMCLNGIITSILTPYVLDWFL; from the coding sequence ATGATATTATTTTTCAGCATTCATCTTTTTGGGGGGGTACTTACGGTTATGTGTTATTATTTAGCGTTAAAAATCAATAAAGAAATTCGTCTACCATTCCTTAACCCGGTTTTAATGGCCATTGTGCTGATAATTACTTTTTTATTTATTAGTAATATTGATTTTACCGATTATAAAGTGGGGGCCAGTTATTTAGAAATGTTTTTAGCTCCTTCGGTTGTGGCAATGGGGGTTTTTTTACATGAGCGATTCAATGAAATTAAAAAGCGGCTTAAAATTTTTGTTTGTGCTGTTTTTTTTGGCGGGATCTCGGGTATCATAAGTATGGTTCTTTTTCTTTTATTTCTTGATACTCCCCAAATTCTCATTCAATCACTGGCTGCAAAATCGGTGACAACACCCATCGCCATCGAGATTACCAAACTTCTAGGAGGACTTCCTGAGATAACAGCAGGAATGGTTATCCTTGTAGGGATATTTGGAAATGTTTTTGGGACAAGCTTTTTAATGGGTTTAGGAATTAGGGATGAAGCTGCTATTGGTACAGCGCTAGGTACTGCTGCACATGGTATCGGTACCGCGAGAGCTTTTGAAATTGGAGAAGTTGCAGGGGTATATAGCGGTTTAGCCATGTGCCTGAACGGAATAATAACCTCAATATTGACACCTTATGTTCTTGACTGGTTTTTATAG